The genomic stretch ATTGGAGAGGCCCTGCTCCACCTTATAGTGTTTGAAATAAAAATCCTGGGCTGCCAGCAGGGTTGGCAGCAAGGACAGTAACAGAAAAATAAGGGGAATTGCAGCAATCCGGTTCTTGAACTTCATCGGCACCAATTTAGGAACAAAAGGAGGGGCTGGGATAACAAGGGCCGATATTACTAAAAAATAAGACGTTTTTACACCACCTCCGGGGAATCGAGAGGATTTTATCCTTTTCTGAGACGATCCTACACCGGCATTCGGCCATTCCGTGCTTTTCTTTGCAACACCAGTTCCATCCGGAGCTGGAGCTAATGTTGCCATATGAAAGTATTGTCGCTCATCATCCCCCTTATTGCCCTGGCGGTCCTACGGACCTCCGCCCAGCAGTACACTCCGCCCACCCAGTACATGAATCTTCCCGTGTTCAGCAATCCGGCTGCCGCCACCCTTTCCGCTGAAGGCGCCGCTATGGCCTCGGGCCGATGGCAGTGGGCCGGAATAGAAGGCGCGCCCACCAGTTTCCGGGCTGGCGCACATCTGCCCATCGGGAAAGCTGACCTGCAGGGTGGCCTGCTGCTACGGCAGGACAAGATGGCCGTTGAAAAACAAACCGATGTCACTGCCTTTGTAGCGTTGCCCGTGCAGGTGGCCAGTGAAACTTATCTCAGCCTGTCCATACAGGCCGGCTTCCAGGAGTTCCGAGGTGATTATTCCAGCCTGGATGCCATGGACCCGGCCTTCGCCTATAATGAAAAACGTAGTTCCGCCCTGATCGGCGCCGGCCTGATGCTGTACAAGCCAGGGAGGTTCATGGTAGGGTTGTCTATGCCGGCCATGCCTGTTTTTGATGGCAACAGCCTGCGAACGCCTGCTTATTATCACCTGCTGGCTGCCGGGCTGCTGCCCCTGGAAGGCGACTTTCAGCTTAAGCCGGCCATGCAGCTCTCCTACAGCAAAACTGTTTTGTTCAAAGCTGACTTCTCCGGCTCCCTGATCTATGCCGAACAATTTGGCGCCGGTATCAATGGCAACAACTATGGAGAGTTTGCCGGTCTGCTCAATTTTTACCAGGGCCGGATCGGGATTGGCTACAGCTACCAGTTTGCTACCGGCCATAAAGTGGCCCGGGCCTTTACTGCTAGCAGCACCCATGAGCTGAGTTTCCGGATAGCATTCGGAAAAGAGAAGCCTGGGTTCCTGTAAACTATTAATACTACAGTTATTGATTGTATTACAGTCCATTTAAACAACAACTTGCCAAACTATCATAACACACTGCATCATGAAAAAAAAACCCAATGATTGCGCGCCAAAAAGAAGTAGCCAGGCCCCGCTGGCGCTCCGGCTGGTTGCCCTGCTTTGCTTCCTGCTCTGCTCCCGGCTGCTGCCCGCCCAGACCAGTCCCCTGGTCCGCGGGACAGTATCCGATGAGGAAGGTAACAAGCTCCAGGGCGTCAGCGTATTTGTCAAAAGCACGGGTCGCGGCGTAGCCACCAATGAAGAAGGGGTATTCAGTGTTCCGGTCAATAACCCGGAGCAGGATACCCTGGTCTTTACCTATACCGGTTACCTGACCAAAGAAGTACCGGTAAAAGGTAAGACCCTGCTCAACCAGGTACTTACCAAGTCCGGCACTTCCATGGATGAAGTGATTGTGGTGGGCTATGGTACCCAGAAGAAAGGCGATGTGACGGCTTCCATCAGTACTATTAAATCCGGTGATATCTCCCGGAGTACCGCCGTTAATACTGCTTCAGCATTGGTGGGTAAGGTATCAGGGATCAGTAACCGTACTTCACAGGGTACTCCTGGTTCTACCACTAATCTCCAGATCCGTAATCTCGGCACGCCGCTCTATGTAATAGATGGGGTGATCAAGGATGAAAGCCAGTTCAATAACCTGGATATGCATGATATTGAAAGCATCTCCGTGGTCAAGGACGGCGCCGCTGCCATATATGGGGTGAAAGCCGCCAATGGCGTGATCCTGGTCAAGACCAAGCGGGGCGCTACCGGCAAGGCTACTATTAATTTCAACAGCTATACCGGTTGGCAGACCTGGACCCGCTTCCCGGAACTGGCTTCGGCCTACGACTGGGTACGAGCCACCTATGAAGGACAGGTGAACTCCGGTGTATATACCGGCAACCCGGATGAAACCCGCGCCGAACTGGAAAAATGGCGCACGGGGTATTATGATCCGGCAACAGGAGAGGATTATCGCGGGTACGACTGGTCCCAGTACGCCCGCAAGAATGTACCGCAAAATTATGTCAGCATGAATGCCTCCGGTGGTAGCGATAAAGTGAACTACTATGTATCACTGAGTGGTATCTCCCAGGATGCCGTGTTCAAGGATTTTAAATATGAACGCCGCAATTTTCAGGGTAATATGGATGCCAAGATCACGAAGCGACTGACCTTCGGTATGTCGCTCAACGGCCGTATTGAAACCCGCGACAATCCCGGGCTGGTGGGCGATGACGACTACTATGGCGCCCGCTATGGTCTGTACCGCAACCCGCCAACTTACAGGCCCTATGCCAACGACAATGAGCTGTATCCCAATCGCCTCCCTGATCCTGCCACCAACCATGCCTTGATGAGCAAGGATATTTCCGGTTTCTATGATGAAAAATGGCGCGTACTGCAAGGCAACTGGGATGTCCGCTATGAAACGCCGATCCCCGGCCTGACCGCCAAAATGCTTTACTCTTATTATTATGCCAACAAACGCCGGGACAATTTTGAAAAATCCTGGCAGGCCTATACCTATAACCCCGCTACTGATAACTATGATATCACCTACACCAAACCGGATTCCTGGTTGCAGAAGGACAATGAGAATGTGGAGGAGAACCTGTACCAGTTTTCGCTGAACTACGACAGGACCTTCAATAAGGTACACAAGGTCTCTGCCGTGGCGGTGTCTGAATTTTTTGAAAGAAAGTCCAACCGCCTGCGCATTGGCCAGAGCCCCGCAGTGAGCAATTTTATTCCGGTGATCTATTATACGGAGAAAACGATCCAGTACCTGGACGACTGGGCCGCAGAATACGCCACCATCGGCTTTTCCGGCCGCCTGCGCTATGACTATGCTAGCAGGTATTATATCGGGTTCTCCGGTCGCTATGACGGTTCCTGGAAATTCCCCACCAACAAACGCTGGGGTTTCTTCCCCTCAGTAGAGGCCGGCTGGCGTATCTCGGGTGAAGAGTTCTTCAAGAACAGCCCGCTCTATGATATCTTCAACGAGGTGAAACTCCGTGCCTCCTATGGCGAAATGGGGGATGATAATATTGCCGGTTATGCCGACTATGCCTATGTAGGCGGATATACTTTCAACCAGGGCGCTGCTGTCATCAATCCCAACAGTGGGGCTGTGATCGGCTCACAGTCGCGCGGGATCCCCATCACCAATGTTACCTGGATCACTTCCAAAATGATGAATATCGGCCTGGACTTCGGCCTGCTCAATAACAAGCTCACCGCTTCCGTGGATGGTTTCTACCGCAAGCGGGAAGGCATGCCCGGTGTGCGTACGGAAGCCCTGCTGCCGCTGGAAGCCGGTTTCAATGCGCCGATGGAAACCCTGCCCAATACCGATATGCATATTGGTATTGATGGTATGATCACCTGGCGTGATAAGATCGGTGCGGTCAATTATACTGCCGGTGTCAACGCCACTTTTGCCCGCCACCGGATCGGCGACCGTTATGGTGAGATTTACTTCAACTCCTGGGACAAATACCGCTGGGCTACGCAGGATCGCTGGGCCAACGTATATGGCGGCGCCAATACCTGGGCCGCAGAAGTGATTGGCCGCTTCACTTCACAGGAGCAGATAGATAACTATCCCGTGATCCATGATGAGCAGGGCAACCGTACCGTGCTGCCCGGCGATTTCATCTACAAGGATATTAATGGCGACGGCCGTATTGACGGGTATGATGAACGCCCGCTCGGTTATGGCGAAGGCCTGCCTTATTTCACTTTCGGTATCAACCTGGGCGCTGAATGGAAAGGCTTTGATATTGCGGCCGACTTTGCCGGCGCCACCATGCAGACCATTGTACTGGACCTGGAAGCCAAATGGCCTTTCCAGAACGGCGGTAACAGCCCGGCCTATATTCTCAATGACCGCTGGCACCGGGCTGATGTCCTGGATCCCAACAGTGAATGGATTGAAGGCAGATGGCCTGCCATCCGCACGGTGGATATCTGGGGCAGTGGCGGCAGCTACCGCCGCTGGAACTCTTTCTTCATGAACAATACCCGCTACCTGCGCCTCAAGAACCTGCAGGTGGGCTATACCATCCCCCGGGTACTCACCAACCGGATCAATATTGAAAGAGTGCGGTTCTATTTCCTGGGCACTAACCTGTTCTCCTTTGACAATATGAGATCAAGAGGACTGGATCCGGAGCAGGGAAGTCGCGCCGGCTTTGATTATCCCCAGCATAGGATCATCACCCTCGGTTTGCAGGTAACCCTGTAAGTCAATACCCAACACTGGATGCTAACGGTTAAAAAGACGATTATGAAAAAAGTAAGAAACTATATAGGACTTGTATTCCTTCTCCTGGCAATATTGCCCGGCTGTTCCAAATGGATGGACCGGGATTCCCGGGATATCCTGACAGAAGACCAGGCCTTCTCTTCCTATGACGGCGTGAACAGTATCATAGCCGGGTTCTATTCCCGCCTGCGGGATGAGCAGGATTTTATCACTGATGGTAATTCAGAAGATATCAACCGCTGGGATGAAGCCCTGCGTGGCACCGGTGTATACAACCAGCTGGACTACGGCATTGGCTATCGTACCTATTGGGACTATACCCTTATTCGGGATATCAATGTGTTCCTGCGCGACCTGGAAGAAAAGGGTAGCCAGCTGCGGGATACCGATAAGAAATTCTTCCATGCTGAAGGCCGCTTTCTTCGGGCCTATGTATACTTTGAGCTGGTCAAACGCATGGGCGGCGTGCCCCTGGTCACGGAAGTATTTGACTATACCGCCGGCGCCAAAGCGGAGGATTATACCAGGCCCCGCGCTAAAGAATCCGAGGTCTATGATTTTATTGGATCAGAGGTGGATGCTATCAAAGAGGACCTGGTTACTGCAAGCCCCGCTGCTAACAGGGCTTCCAAAGGAGCAGCCCTGGCGCTGAAGTCAAGGACTATGCTGTATGCTGCTACTATTGCCAAATACACGCCGGACAGACCGGCGCTGAATCTCACCACACCCGGCGGTGAAGTGGGCATTGATGCACAAAAGGCCAATGACTATTTCCGCAGTTCGCTGGCTGCCTCAGAAGAGCTGCTGTTGCTGAATTACAGCCTGTACAATGCGCATACTGATAAGGCCACCAATTTTTATGAGATGGGCATCCGCAAGACCAGCAACCCGGAGCTGATCTTTATAAAAGACTATGACGGGGTGCAGCTGCTCAACCAGTTCACCGGCAGGAATATTGCCCGCTCTATCCGGTCTACAGCTATCGGTGGGTCACTCACCAACCCGGTGCTGAACCTGCTGGAAGATTATGAAAAGCTGGACAATACGGAAGCAGCCTTCGTGACGCTGCAAAGCGGCAGCGAGACCGTGGAAGATATGAACAGCAACAGTTCTGCGCTGAACTATAAAGTATATGATAATGCCGGGGATATTTTCCTCGATCGGGATCCTCGCCTCCAGGGCACGGTACTGGCCCCTGGTTCGTCCTTTAAAGGAAAAAATCTTCAGTTCTGGGCGGGCCTGGCTGTCTGGAATGCAGGTACTGGCGGTTATGATTTCCGGTATGTACAGCAGATGAACGACCTGCTCAGCACCAATAACCAGCTGAAATATTATGATGGCCGGCAGATCACCGGGGACGATGGTCCGCACCGCAGCAGTGATGATGTGTCGCATACGGGTTTCCTGCTCCGCAAATATGTAGACCAGGAAGCAGGTGCCGACGTGGCCGGAAAAAGTACGGTGGCGTATATACGCTTCCGGCTGGGTGAGATCTACCTCAATGCGGCCGAAGCTGCCTTTGAATTGAACGAACCCGCCAAAGCGTTGGGCTGGATCCGTGACCTGCGCCGCAGGGCAGGCTTCCCCGTGGATATAACCAGTGTTACGTTGGAAGCTATCCGCCATGAGCGCCGGGTGGAGCTGGCTTTTGAGGACCATCGTTTCTATGATGCCAAAAGATGGCGCATTGCCGACCAGTTATGGGATGGCGGCGCCGGCAATGAGCATGCCGTGCTGCGGGTGTTATGGCCTTACAAGGTCTACAGGCCGGGCCATGCCAGTGATGGCAAATGGATCTATCGCCGGATGAAAGCCATCAAAAGGGTAAATCCGCTGCGCTTCCTGGCTGGCAACTACTATTCGGAGATCCCAGCCGATGCTATCAGCCGCAACCCGCTCCTGGTCAAGAATCCCAATCATTGAGTTGTATAAAACAATTGCTGTATGAACGTATTCAAAATAGTTGGCGCGCTTCTGGTCCTGTTCCTGGTAGCAGGGTCCTGCGCTAAAGATAATTACGACAGTCCCGGTTCCGTATTTACCGGACAGTTCACATACAAAGGGCAGCCGCTTCCCTGGAACGGCAATAATGATGACGCCAATATCCTGCAGCTGTACCAGCATGGCTTTGGTAAATCCGGCGGCGCTATCAATGTGCGCACCACCGATGAGGGGCAGTTCAATGCCCTGCTGTTTGATGGCGAGTACCGCGTTATTCCCCGCAATATTATCTATCCATTTGTGTGGGACAACTGGCCCCGGAAATCCGGTGGCTCGCTGGATACCTTGTCTGTGGCTATCAATGGCCCCACCCACCTGGATATTCCGGTAACGCCGTATTTTGAGATCACGGATGTATCGTATGCCGTGGAAGGCACTAACCTGGCGGCTACTTTCCGGATCAGCCAGGTGATTGGTGGCGCTGCTGTGAAGAATGCCTATTGCTACCTGGGCACCACGCAGCTGGTGAACAAAAGTACGCAGGTGAGCCAGCAGGTGGCAGTGACGGATATCAGCCAGCCCATCACCATCCGCATTCCTATATCCAGGTACCGGACGGCCTATATCAATAACAGCCGGCCCTACGGATTCCTGCGGGTGGCGCTGGAAACGGATGTCTCTACAGAATACCTGTGGTCGCCCGTAGCTAAGGTGGAAGGACTGCCGGTGGAATTTAAAGAGGTGACAGAAGAATACATGAAAAATTATAAACAGCCATTCACTATCCAGCAGTGGTTTGATGGCCGGCGGGGTAAGGTGCAGGACTGGCTGGTGACGGCATCGCTGGAACCTACCATGTTTGATGGCTGGAGTGATCGCCTTTTCATGGGCGCAGAGAACTGGTGCGGCGGCAATGGCCTGTCGGGCGCCGCCTGGCAAACCACGCAATTACCTGCCGGTAAATATGTGTTTACAGGTCGCAGGGGTTGGAACGCCGGTGACCTGAATGGTGGGCTGGACCGGGCATTCCTGGTGGTATCCAGGACCAGTCAGCTGGAAGTGGAAGGCGCTAATCTTATTGCGCGTGCCGATCTTGCATCACCCGGCAATTCACAGAGCCTGTCCGTGGATTTTGAACTCACCGAACCTACGCAGGTGAGCCTGGGTTATGCCGTTAATTTCAGACCCAATGAATGCAATGCCGTCTCATTTATCAGCTTTACGATCTTAAAGGTAGAATAACATGCCAATGACTGTCAACAAAACCATCCGTCCCTTTCTTGTCCGAACGCTTTGCCTGTTCATGGGCGTCAGCAGCCTGTTGCGCTGCCAGGCGCAGGAAACAATATTGCATACCCTGCAGGGCCCGCAAAGCAGCCTGCAATTATATCGCTATGCCCCGGATCAGTATGGGGTCCGTTTCCTGCTCAATAGCAGCACGGCTCAATACGGGCAGCAGCAACCGATAGCAGTGGAAGTAGTAACAGAGAATGGCAATGCTGCCTGGTATACGGCTGCTTATTCCGCGCTCAGCGATCTCGGCGGACAACAATACCTGGCCACCGGTGCGCTGACCAGTCCCAATGGGTCTGTGTTTGCGTTTGCAGATACTTTTCGCTTGCAGTCAGGATCCGCAGGTGTTTTCACTGTGTCAAGGCAAGTGAAAGTAGTGCAGGCCGATAGCCGGGATAAAGGTTTCAGTACCCGGATGGCTTTTGAAAGACCACAGGCTTCCGCCCTGGAAAATTATGACATGCTGGTTCCTTCCGTCTGGTACAGGAACAATGCCGATGTACCGCCGCATGGGCTGGCAGCCAATTATACCGATAATTATTTCTGGTTCCGGGAAGACCGGCTGCCCCTGCCTTTTATCCTGCTCCAGGAAAAAGCCAGCGGTCTCAGCTTCTCTGTGGGTCACCAGCAACCGGATGGCTCCAGTTTCAGGGGAGAAGATGGGCTGAACCGGATCATTGACGCCCGGATGCAGTTTGCTTCACTGGGATTGCAGCACCGGGACCATCCCCTGGTAGGTATGCTGTATCCCGGCACAGAAGGCGAGCGCACGGGTATCTATGGCATGCAGAATGTTCGCAAATGGGCTTACCGCAGTCATCCTGTGCAAACAGGTTTTGTGCAGGCCTATACAGCGGGCGTCCGGTTGCAGCAGGACAATAATTACACAACAGCACTAGCCAATGCCTGGAAAGCGTATTACCAATCGGCCAGTCCTGCCCTGTACAATGTAGATATGGAGAAAGTATATACGGACCATATCGGTATCCTGGACCAGTACTGGCGCGAGATCAATGGGACGTCCGGCGTGCCTTTCCGCATCCTGCTGAATGGTACGTTGGAAGCCAGCGGCGATTATAACTGGAATATGGGTTTCGTGGGACAGCAGACGGGCAATGCAGCGCTGCTGCTGCGGGAAGGCAACAGGACCAATGATGCGCAGCTGTCGGATAAAGGCAGGAAGATGGCTGATTTCTGGGCGTCGCAGACTTTGTCGCCCCTGGGTATTCCCCGCACCTGGTATGATCCGGCGCCGCGCAGCTGGCGGGATATGGCCAGTCATCTCCGTACTATTGGCGATGGCATGAACGGCCTGCTCTGGGCCTGGAATATGGAAAAGAAGGCTGGTCGCGATCAGGCTGAATGGCTTTATACCTGTGCCCGCGTGGCCGACTGGCTCCTTTCTATCCAGCAGGCTGATGGTTCGTTCCTTCAACAATACAATTTCAGCACCGGTGCGTTGCTGAATGATAATAAAAGCAGTACCTCCAATGTGATCCCATTCCTGACGGATCTGTACATGGTGACGGGTACTGAAAAATACAGGACCGCCGCTCTGGCGGCCGGAAACTATATCTACCAGGATATCCATCTCAACTTTCGCTATGTGGCCGGCGCACAGGACAACCCCAATGTGCCGGATAAGGAAGCGGCTTCCATGGCCCTCCGGGCTTTCACTGCGTTGTACGACCTGAACCTGGAACAGCGCTGGCTGTATGCCGCTCTGCAAACCGCCTACTATTACCAGACCTGGGTCTATGCCTGGGATGTGCCTATCCCTGCCGATGATAACCAGGCTGTATTTCCGTACCAGCGGTCTGTCACGGGCATGAGCGCTATCGCTACTGCCAACAATGCGGCCGACAGCTACGCGGCGGTAGATGCTTTCCTGTTCTACCGGATGTATCTCTATGGTGGCGATGAACAACTGCTGCAGATGGCGCAGCTGTTGCTGCGCAATACCAAACAGTTTGTGAACTGGGATCCTGCCA from Candidatus Pseudobacter hemicellulosilyticus encodes the following:
- a CDS encoding RagB/SusD family nutrient uptake outer membrane protein is translated as MKKVRNYIGLVFLLLAILPGCSKWMDRDSRDILTEDQAFSSYDGVNSIIAGFYSRLRDEQDFITDGNSEDINRWDEALRGTGVYNQLDYGIGYRTYWDYTLIRDINVFLRDLEEKGSQLRDTDKKFFHAEGRFLRAYVYFELVKRMGGVPLVTEVFDYTAGAKAEDYTRPRAKESEVYDFIGSEVDAIKEDLVTASPAANRASKGAALALKSRTMLYAATIAKYTPDRPALNLTTPGGEVGIDAQKANDYFRSSLAASEELLLLNYSLYNAHTDKATNFYEMGIRKTSNPELIFIKDYDGVQLLNQFTGRNIARSIRSTAIGGSLTNPVLNLLEDYEKLDNTEAAFVTLQSGSETVEDMNSNSSALNYKVYDNAGDIFLDRDPRLQGTVLAPGSSFKGKNLQFWAGLAVWNAGTGGYDFRYVQQMNDLLSTNNQLKYYDGRQITGDDGPHRSSDDVSHTGFLLRKYVDQEAGADVAGKSTVAYIRFRLGEIYLNAAEAAFELNEPAKALGWIRDLRRRAGFPVDITSVTLEAIRHERRVELAFEDHRFYDAKRWRIADQLWDGGAGNEHAVLRVLWPYKVYRPGHASDGKWIYRRMKAIKRVNPLRFLAGNYYSEIPADAISRNPLLVKNPNH
- a CDS encoding TonB-dependent receptor; translated protein: MKKKPNDCAPKRSSQAPLALRLVALLCFLLCSRLLPAQTSPLVRGTVSDEEGNKLQGVSVFVKSTGRGVATNEEGVFSVPVNNPEQDTLVFTYTGYLTKEVPVKGKTLLNQVLTKSGTSMDEVIVVGYGTQKKGDVTASISTIKSGDISRSTAVNTASALVGKVSGISNRTSQGTPGSTTNLQIRNLGTPLYVIDGVIKDESQFNNLDMHDIESISVVKDGAAAIYGVKAANGVILVKTKRGATGKATINFNSYTGWQTWTRFPELASAYDWVRATYEGQVNSGVYTGNPDETRAELEKWRTGYYDPATGEDYRGYDWSQYARKNVPQNYVSMNASGGSDKVNYYVSLSGISQDAVFKDFKYERRNFQGNMDAKITKRLTFGMSLNGRIETRDNPGLVGDDDYYGARYGLYRNPPTYRPYANDNELYPNRLPDPATNHALMSKDISGFYDEKWRVLQGNWDVRYETPIPGLTAKMLYSYYYANKRRDNFEKSWQAYTYNPATDNYDITYTKPDSWLQKDNENVEENLYQFSLNYDRTFNKVHKVSAVAVSEFFERKSNRLRIGQSPAVSNFIPVIYYTEKTIQYLDDWAAEYATIGFSGRLRYDYASRYYIGFSGRYDGSWKFPTNKRWGFFPSVEAGWRISGEEFFKNSPLYDIFNEVKLRASYGEMGDDNIAGYADYAYVGGYTFNQGAAVINPNSGAVIGSQSRGIPITNVTWITSKMMNIGLDFGLLNNKLTASVDGFYRKREGMPGVRTEALLPLEAGFNAPMETLPNTDMHIGIDGMITWRDKIGAVNYTAGVNATFARHRIGDRYGEIYFNSWDKYRWATQDRWANVYGGANTWAAEVIGRFTSQEQIDNYPVIHDEQGNRTVLPGDFIYKDINGDGRIDGYDERPLGYGEGLPYFTFGINLGAEWKGFDIAADFAGATMQTIVLDLEAKWPFQNGGNSPAYILNDRWHRADVLDPNSEWIEGRWPAIRTVDIWGSGGSYRRWNSFFMNNTRYLRLKNLQVGYTIPRVLTNRINIERVRFYFLGTNLFSFDNMRSRGLDPEQGSRAGFDYPQHRIITLGLQVTL
- a CDS encoding PorP/SprF family type IX secretion system membrane protein, which translates into the protein MKVLSLIIPLIALAVLRTSAQQYTPPTQYMNLPVFSNPAAATLSAEGAAMASGRWQWAGIEGAPTSFRAGAHLPIGKADLQGGLLLRQDKMAVEKQTDVTAFVALPVQVASETYLSLSIQAGFQEFRGDYSSLDAMDPAFAYNEKRSSALIGAGLMLYKPGRFMVGLSMPAMPVFDGNSLRTPAYYHLLAAGLLPLEGDFQLKPAMQLSYSKTVLFKADFSGSLIYAEQFGAGINGNNYGEFAGLLNFYQGRIGIGYSYQFATGHKVARAFTASSTHELSFRIAFGKEKPGFL
- a CDS encoding DUF3823 domain-containing protein, whose amino-acid sequence is MNVFKIVGALLVLFLVAGSCAKDNYDSPGSVFTGQFTYKGQPLPWNGNNDDANILQLYQHGFGKSGGAINVRTTDEGQFNALLFDGEYRVIPRNIIYPFVWDNWPRKSGGSLDTLSVAINGPTHLDIPVTPYFEITDVSYAVEGTNLAATFRISQVIGGAAVKNAYCYLGTTQLVNKSTQVSQQVAVTDISQPITIRIPISRYRTAYINNSRPYGFLRVALETDVSTEYLWSPVAKVEGLPVEFKEVTEEYMKNYKQPFTIQQWFDGRRGKVQDWLVTASLEPTMFDGWSDRLFMGAENWCGGNGLSGAAWQTTQLPAGKYVFTGRRGWNAGDLNGGLDRAFLVVSRTSQLEVEGANLIARADLASPGNSQSLSVDFELTEPTQVSLGYAVNFRPNECNAVSFISFTILKVE
- a CDS encoding gliding motility-associated C-terminal domain-containing protein → MTVNKTIRPFLVRTLCLFMGVSSLLRCQAQETILHTLQGPQSSLQLYRYAPDQYGVRFLLNSSTAQYGQQQPIAVEVVTENGNAAWYTAAYSALSDLGGQQYLATGALTSPNGSVFAFADTFRLQSGSAGVFTVSRQVKVVQADSRDKGFSTRMAFERPQASALENYDMLVPSVWYRNNADVPPHGLAANYTDNYFWFREDRLPLPFILLQEKASGLSFSVGHQQPDGSSFRGEDGLNRIIDARMQFASLGLQHRDHPLVGMLYPGTEGERTGIYGMQNVRKWAYRSHPVQTGFVQAYTAGVRLQQDNNYTTALANAWKAYYQSASPALYNVDMEKVYTDHIGILDQYWREINGTSGVPFRILLNGTLEASGDYNWNMGFVGQQTGNAALLLREGNRTNDAQLSDKGRKMADFWASQTLSPLGIPRTWYDPAPRSWRDMASHLRTIGDGMNGLLWAWNMEKKAGRDQAEWLYTCARVADWLLSIQQADGSFLQQYNFSTGALLNDNKSSTSNVIPFLTDLYMVTGTEKYRTAALAAGNYIYQDIHLNFRYVAGAQDNPNVPDKEAASMALRAFTALYDLNLEQRWLYAALQTAYYYQTWVYAWDVPIPADDNQAVFPYQRSVTGMSAIATANNAADSYAAVDAFLFYRMYLYGGDEQLLQMAQLLLRNTKQFVNWDPANPLSKLAPGFLGEAITIIPPRGHGVNYYLPWQTFNLLEPMVMLQDVFGTMDIDAVQQLAAQDRQTKHAAYAQKRGFEAGVVTSTEQPKPPSPEYRTVTVSKALSPNGDGINDYLVIQHVQYAPENRLEILHPGGKKVASITNYDNETRRFKGEDSQGKALPAGTYYYLFEYRQNGQRKLSKGYFVLKR